In Candidatus Roseilinea sp., one DNA window encodes the following:
- the moaA gene encoding cyclic pyranopterin monophosphate synthase: MLNLTEAVPLAPTEDRPAEPTTRRTYDAFGRHIHYLRVSLTDRCNLRCVYCMPEQMVFRPTEELLTDSELFKVLEVMDALGFNKYRLTGGEPTVRPGLVEIVRRIASLPNAREVAMTTNGLKLSRLAQPLKDAGLNRVNISIDSLDPVKFKRITRWGDVRDVLAGIEAAERAGLTPIKLNAVVIRGFNEDDVVPLARLTLEHEWQFRFIEVMPFADVAEFQQASIVPTHEMMARIEAELGPLNEENGGRLDGEAKVYRLPGARGTVGFISPVTAPFCASCNRVRLTADGTLRLCLLKDGELDLRTPLRRGANRDDLLDLIRAAIWRKPWGHDLAHGVIPMNRIMSEIGG, from the coding sequence ATGTTGAATCTAACGGAAGCAGTTCCCCTCGCGCCAACCGAAGATCGGCCCGCCGAGCCGACCACCCGCCGGACGTATGACGCCTTCGGCAGGCACATCCATTATCTGCGCGTGTCGTTGACGGATCGGTGCAACCTGCGTTGCGTGTATTGCATGCCGGAGCAGATGGTATTCCGACCAACCGAAGAGCTGCTTACCGACTCCGAGCTGTTCAAAGTGCTTGAGGTGATGGACGCGCTGGGCTTCAACAAGTATCGCCTGACCGGCGGCGAGCCGACCGTGCGACCCGGTCTGGTCGAGATCGTGCGGCGCATCGCCAGCCTGCCAAACGCGCGTGAAGTGGCAATGACGACGAACGGCTTGAAGTTGTCTCGGTTGGCCCAGCCGTTGAAGGATGCAGGGCTGAACCGCGTGAACATCAGCATAGACTCGCTGGACCCGGTCAAGTTCAAACGCATCACGCGCTGGGGGGATGTGCGCGACGTGTTGGCCGGCATCGAAGCCGCCGAGCGTGCCGGCCTGACGCCTATCAAGCTCAACGCCGTGGTGATCCGAGGCTTCAATGAAGACGACGTCGTGCCCCTCGCCCGGCTCACGCTCGAACATGAATGGCAGTTCCGCTTCATCGAGGTGATGCCTTTTGCTGACGTAGCAGAATTTCAGCAGGCGTCCATCGTGCCGACGCACGAGATGATGGCGCGGATCGAAGCTGAATTGGGTCCATTGAACGAAGAGAACGGCGGCCGGCTCGATGGCGAGGCCAAGGTCTATCGCCTGCCGGGCGCGCGGGGCACCGTCGGCTTCATCAGCCCGGTGACCGCGCCATTCTGCGCGAGCTGCAACCGTGTTCGGCTGACCGCCGACGGCACGCTGCGCCTGTGTTTGCTCAAGGACGGCGAACTCGATCTGCGCACGCCGCTGCGCCGCGGCGCAAACAGGGACGACCTACTCGACCTCATCCGTGCGGCGATCTGGCGCAAGCCGTGGGGCCACGACCTGGCGCATGGCGTGATCCCGATGAACCGGATCATGAGCGAAATCGGTGGGTGA
- the moaC gene encoding cyclic pyranopterin monophosphate synthase accessory protein — MELTHLDSSGQARMVDVSAKADTHRTAVAHATVTMSRAAYDAIVQGNVKKGDALGAARIAGIMAAKRASDLIPLCHPITLTRVEVRCEPVDGRIEIEARVECVGKTGVEMEALTAVSIAALTIYDMVKGMDRGMTISEVRLLARSGGKSGEWQADDYRNDREG, encoded by the coding sequence ATGGAACTGACGCACCTCGATTCATCCGGTCAGGCGCGCATGGTTGACGTGAGCGCCAAGGCGGACACGCACCGCACGGCCGTCGCGCACGCGACCGTGACGATGAGCCGCGCGGCCTACGACGCCATCGTCCAGGGCAACGTGAAGAAGGGCGACGCCCTCGGCGCGGCCCGTATCGCCGGCATTATGGCCGCCAAGCGGGCCAGCGATCTGATCCCGCTCTGCCACCCCATCACGCTGACGCGGGTCGAGGTCCGCTGCGAGCCTGTTGATGGACGCATCGAGATCGAAGCGCGCGTCGAGTGTGTGGGCAAGACCGGCGTGGAGATGGAGGCGCTGACGGCGGTCAGCATCGCTGCGCTTACCATCTACGATATGGTGAAAGGCATGGACCGCGGCATGACGATCAGCGAAGTGCGGCTGCTCGCGCGCAGCGGCGGCAAATCCGGCGAGTGGCAAGCAGACGACTACCGGAATGATCGCGAAGGATGA
- the moaD gene encoding molybdopterin synthase sulfur carrier subunit, whose product MIAKDEAMLIKLFATLKDRAGAGEITLSAEGEFTVAELRARIAAQHPELAELVARSIVAVNREFAFNDDVVRAMDEVALFPPVSGGCL is encoded by the coding sequence ATGATCGCGAAGGATGAGGCGATGTTGATCAAGCTGTTCGCCACGTTGAAAGATCGCGCCGGCGCAGGCGAGATTACCCTCTCGGCGGAGGGTGAGTTCACGGTTGCCGAATTGCGCGCTCGCATCGCTGCCCAGCACCCCGAGCTGGCCGAGCTGGTCGCGCGCTCGATCGTCGCGGTCAACCGCGAATTCGCTTTCAACGACGACGTAGTGCGCGCGATGGACGAGGTCGCCCTCTTTCCACCGGTGAGCGGCGGATGCCTATGA
- a CDS encoding hypothetical protein (possible pseudo, internal stop codon, frameshifted) has product MTQPTIVRITSDPIDLNALQRAVTTPHDGAVVIFTGTVRGVTGAERTEKLEYEAYAEMAIAKLRQVADEMRAKFALIHGIALIQRVGEMAVGEPTVAVVVSAGHRGDGAFEAARYGIDRLKQIVPVWKKETRPDGSSWVEGDYMPNRGD; this is encoded by the coding sequence ATGACCCAGCCAACGATCGTTCGAATCACCTCAGACCCGATTGACCTGAACGCATTGCAGCGAGCCGTGACCACGCCGCACGACGGCGCGGTCGTGATATTCACCGGCACGGTGCGCGGCGTCACCGGCGCCGAGCGAACCGAGAAGCTCGAATATGAGGCCTACGCCGAGATGGCCATAGCCAAGCTCCGGCAAGTCGCAGACGAGATGCGGGCCAAGTTCGCGCTGATCCATGGCATCGCCCTGATACAGCGCGTGGGCGAGATGGCCGTCGGCGAGCCGACCGTCGCCGTCGTCGTCAGCGCCGGACATCGCGGCGATGGCGCGTTCGAAGCCGCGCGCTACGGTATAGACCGACTGAAACAAATCGTGCCGGTGTGGAAGAAGGAGACGCGCCCCGACGGCTCCTCATGGGTCGAAGGCGATTACATGCCGAACCGGGGGGACTAG